Proteins from a genomic interval of Medicago truncatula cultivar Jemalong A17 chromosome 3, MtrunA17r5.0-ANR, whole genome shotgun sequence:
- the LOC11410533 gene encoding protein FAM136A: MDHFAAAEAQLAQQRIRQKLEEVNQAAQTNLAPVQDHVNYTLQKAYFKCAYECFDRSRKQEEISNCVENCSIPLSNVQQTFENEMAKFQEKLNRSMMVCQDKYEGSKLQQKPGAMNDMISCADEAIQDSIKMLPLLTNKLKASFGIPDKSSS, encoded by the exons ATGGATCACTTTGCAGCAGCTGAAGCGCAATTAGCTCAACAGAGAATTAGGCAGAAACTTGAGGAAGTCAACCAAGCTGCTCAAACTAATCTTGCCCCTGTTCAAGACCATGTCAATTATACTCTCCAG AAAGCCTATTTTAAATGCGCATATGAGTGCTTTGATAGAAGCAGAAAGCAGGAAGAGATAAGCAACTGTGTTGAGAATTGCAGTATTCCTCTTTCTAATGTGCAACAGACATTTGAAAATGAGATGGCAAAGTTTCAG GAGAAGTTGAATAGATCTATGATGGTTTGTCAAGACAAGTATGAGGGATCCAAGCTCCAACAGAAACCTGGAGCTATGAATGATATGATTTCCTGTGCTGATGAAGCGATTCAAGACAGCATTAAGATGCTGCCGCTTCTTACAAACAAATTGAAGGCTTCCTTTGGCATTCCTGACAAGAGTTCTTCCtag